The genome window GGCGTCATGAGGCACAGCATGAGGAGCTGTCGCGTCAGGTGTGCGATGAGCACGCGGTGATCGTCGCGGCGATTCGCGCGGGCGACCCGATGGCGGCGCGCAATGCTGCCTGCACGCATCTGTACAACGCGGCACGCCGCCTGGCGGATGTGGGCCTTGGCTGATTGTCTTGTCGCTTGATTGCCTGGTTCGGGCGTCGCGCTTACTGGATTGATAACTGGATTGAAGAGGTTAGGCATGGCAAGAAAAATTGGCGTAATTGGCCTGGGTGCAATGGGCTTGGGTGTGGCGCGTTCGCTGTTGCGCGCGGGCTTCCAGGTGCATGCCTGCGATGTGCGTGAAGCGGTGCTGCAAGGTTTTGTTGCCGAAGGCGGGATTGGCTGCGACAGCCCTGCTGAGCTAGGCGCGCAGTGCGAGGTAGTGATCACGCTGGTGGTCAACGCGGCGCAAACCGAAACCGTGCTGTTCGGCCCGCAAGGCGCGGCAACTGCGATGCCGCGCGGTGGCGTGGTGCTGGCCTGCGCCACGGTTTCGCCGGAATTCGCTCAGGGCCTGGGGGCCCGGCTTGAAGCCATGGGCTTGCAGATGCTTGATGCGCCGGTATCCGGTGGCGCGGCACGGGCCGCGAGCGGTGAGATGACGATGATGACCTCGGGCCCTGCTGCCGCTTACGCCGCTTGCGAGGATGTGCTGGCCGCAATGGCGGGCAAGGTCTACCGCCTTGGTGCCGCGCACGGGATCGGCTCGAAGGTCAAGATCGTCAACCAGTTGCTGGCGGGCGTGCATATCGCAGCGGCAGCCGAAGCGATGGCGCTGGGTCTGCGCGAAGGGGTGGACCCCGATGCGCTGTATGAGGTGATTACCCACAGCGCGGGCAATTCGTGGATGTTCGAAAACCGCGTGCCGCACATTCTGAAGGGTGATTACACGCCGCTGTCGGCGGTCGATATTTTCGTCAAGGATCTCGGCCTGGTGCTCGATACCGCTCGCGCATCGAAGTTTCCGCTGCCGCTTTCAGCGGCGGCACATCAGATGTTCATGATGGCTTCAAGCGCTGGGCACGGCGGCGAGGATGACTCGGCCGTCATCAAAATTTTCCCCGGCGTTGATTTGCCGGTGACGCACTAATTTGCAGGAACCCGAATTTATGACTAATGCCATCACCCGGACGCTCCCAGGCCCGCTGCTCGGCTGTATCGCAGACGATTTCACTGGCGCGACTGATCTCGCCAACATGCTGGTGCGCGGCGGCATGCGCACAGTGCAAACCATTGGCGTGCCTGACTCCGATGCCACTCTTGACGCCGATGCGCTGGTGGTCGCGCTGAAGTCGCGCACGCTGCCCGCTGCCGAAGCCGTGGCGCAATCGCTTGCGGCCCTCGAATGGCTGCGCGCGCAAGGCTGCCAGCAGATCTTCTTCAAATACTGTTCGACGTTTGACTCCACCGACGCGGGCAACATCGGCCCGGTCACTGATGCGTTACTTGATGCGCTGGCGCGCGAACCGCTACCCGGCGCAGGTTCAAACGCAAACGCAAACGCAAACGCACTAGATAACGACTTCACGATTGCCTGCCCGGCTTTCCCGGAAAACGGCCGGACTTTGTATCGCGGCCATTTGTTCGTGGGCGATGCGTTGCTCAACGAATCCGGCATGGAAAACCATCCGCTCACGCCGATGACCGATGCCAGCCTGGTGCGTGTGCTGCAACGGCAGACGGCTTCGCAGGTTGGCCTGGTGCGCTATGACGTGGTGGCGCGTGGCGCGTCTGCGGTGCGTGAGCGCTACGCCGAGCTGCGCCGCGATGGTGTGCGCATGGCGATTGCCGATGCGCTGTCCGATGCTGATCTGTACACCCTTGGCGAAGCCTGTGCGGGCCTGCCGCTGATAACCGGTGGCTCCGGCGTGGCGCTTGGGCTGCCCGAAAATTTCCGGCGCGCTGGTTTGCTCGCAGCCCGTGCCGATGCGGCGGACTTGCCGCATATCGCCGGCGCTTCAGCGGTGCTGGCGGGCAGCGCGTCAAAGGCCACTCAGGCGCAAGTGGCGCAATGGCGCGCCACGCGTCCTGCCTTCCGGCTTGATCCGCTGGCTGCGGCACGCGGCGAGCCACTGGTCGAACAGGCACTGGCTTTCGCGCGTGAGCACCTGAATGCCACGCCGCCACAACCCGTGTTGATTTACGCCACAGCCACACCTGATGAGGTCAAGGCGGTGCAGCGTGAGCTGGGCGTGAGCGCGGCTGGGCACCTGGTTGAAACCACGCTTGCAGCCATCGCCCGTGGCTTGCGCGACATGGGCGTGCGCAAGTTTGTCGTGGCGGGGGGCGAGACCTCCGGTGCGGTAGTGCAGGCACTAGAGATTCACACGCTGCGGATCGGCACGCAGATTGATCCGGGCGTGCCCGCGACTGCCACCATCGGCACACAGCAGCTCGCGCTGGCACTTAAATCCGGCAACTTCGGCACGACGGATTTCTTTGCCAAGGCGTTGCGCCAGCTTGATGGAGTGGCTTGAACATGACTTTCAACCGTGACGAAGCGAAGCTGCGCGAAGAAATCTGCGTGACGGGTGCCAGCCTCTATCAGCGTGGCTACACCGTGGGTAGCGCGGGCAACATCAGCGCGCGGCTGGCAGATGGCTGGTTGATTACGCCAACCGATGCCTGCTTGGGCCGTCTGGACCCAGCCGACATTGCCCGAGTCGATCTCGCGGGCAATACGGTGTCAGGCGGCAAGCCGTCGAAAACCCTGGCGCTGCATCGCGGCGTCTACGCGCGCAACGCCACGGTGCAAGGCATCGTGCATACCCACTCGACGCACCTGGTGGCACTGACGCTGGCAGGCGTATGGAGTGAGGCCGATGTGCTGCCGCCCATTACGCCGTACTACGTCATGAAGGTCGGCCACATTCCGCTGCTGCGTTACCGCCGCCCAGGCGACCCTGAAGTGGCACAGCAGATCGCGGAGCTCGCTGAGACGGTGCGTGGCGTGCTGCTGGAGCGGCTCGGGCCGGTGCTCTGGGAGCGTTCGGTGTCACATGCTGCGTATGCGCTGGAAGAGCTGGAAGAGACCGCGCGCTTGTGGCTGCTGTCGAACCCGCGTCCCGCGCCGCTGGATGCCGCCGCGCTCGACGAATTACGTCACGTATTTGGCGCGCGCTGGTAAGCGTGCCCATCCCGCCGCCCTGGTGCGGCAGAAATTTGCCGGTGGCAGCCGCTGTGTCGCCGCCTGGCACTGGCAAGACTGGACTGGTTCAGGGCGCTTTGCCCGAAAGCTGGACAGCATCCCTTAAGTGAAGTGAAGGAGAAACCCCCATGAGTTCCAACCCGACGGCAGCCCGCCGTCCTACGACCAGCGCTGGTGGCCAGCCCGGCAGCGCTGAGGTCGAAAGCACATACCGCAAGGTGTTCTGGCGCATCGTGCCATTCCTGATGCTGTGTTACGTGGTCGCCTACCTCGACCGCGTGAACGTCGGCTTTGCCAAGCTGCAGATGTCGCAAGACCTCGCCTTTAGCGAGACGGTGTTTGGTCTTGGCGCTGGCGTGTTTTTTATTGGCTATTTTTTATTCGAATTGCCTAGCAACATCCTGATGCACAAGATCGGCGCGCGGATCTGGATCGCGCGAATCATGATTACGTGGGGCATTTTGTCGGCGATGTTTGTTTTCGTGAAAACGCCGATGCAGTTTTATACGCTGCGCTTTTTGCTCGGGGTTGCCGAAGCGGGTTTCTATCCCGGCGTGATTTTGTATTTGACGTATTGGTTTCCATCGCACCGGCGCGCGAAGATTATCGCGGTGTTCATGTCAGCGATTCCGGTGTCCGGCATCTTTGGCAATCCGCTGTCGGGCTGGATCATGGAAGTGTTCCATGGCGACCACGGCTTTGCGGGCTGGCAATGGATGTTCGTGATTGAAGCGGTGCCAGCCGTGCTGATCGGGGTGGCGACGATTCTTTATCTCGACAACAACATCGCTAGCGCGAAGTGGCTCAATGAGCGCGAGAAAAAGCTGCTGACCGATGAGATCGACGCGCAGAAGCTGGAGAAAAACAAAAACCATTCGGTGGCGGCGGTGTTCCGTGATCCGCGCACCTGGTGGATGTCGCTGATCTACTTCGCGTTTGTCACCGGACAGTACGGCCTGACCTTCTGGATGCCGACCCTGGTGAAATCGACTGGCGTCAGCGGCGCGTTCGAAATCGGCTTGTTGAGTGCGATTCCGTTCATCTGCGCAATCATCGTGATGAACTTCATGGGCCACAGCTCAGACAAGCGGCGTGAACGGCGCTGGCATCTGATCGTGCCATCGCTGTTAGGCGCGATTGGTTTTTCGGCGGCGGCTTCGTTTGCGGATAACACCGTGGTGTCGATCGTGTTTCTGTCACTGGCCGCAGCGGGCGTGCTGACTTGCGCGCCGCTGTTCTGGTCGTTGCCGACGGCGTTCATGTCAGGCGCAACTGCTGCTGCCGGGATTGCGATCATCAATTCGATTGGCAACCTGGCGGGCTTCGCCAGCCCTTACATGATTGGCTACCTGAAAGACCTCACGCACAGCACGGCATCAGGCATGTATGTGCTGTCGGGAATGCTGGTGATTGGCGCGCTGGCGGTCTGGCTAACCCCGGCGAAACTGGTGAACCGCTAGCCGGGGTACGCCACGCCACGCCACGCCACGTCATGGCATGCCGTGCCCAAGCCCGGTCTTTTTCTGCATAGGGCTTTGGTGGCGGGTGTGGCTAGCCGCTGCATTCGCCCTTGGTGGCAGTCACGCTCGTGCTGTCGCTGCATTGGCAACGGACTGCCACCAGGGGCAAAACTTTGCATCGTGTGCCCTGAGCAACCATCGTGGCTTAGCTGCAAGCCGCCACGGCGGCCGAGGCTGGGCCTCATGCTGAATGAACCATCAAAGGAGTTTCTGTCATGCCTCGCTTTGCCGCGAACCTGACCATGATGTACACCGAACACGCGTTTATCGAACGCTTCGCCGCTGCGGCGGCTGACGGTTTCAAGGCGGTTGAATTCCTGTTTCCCTACGATTTTCCAGCCGCTGAACTCAAAGCCCAGCTTGACGCAAACGGGCTGACGCAGGCTTTGTTCAACGCGCCCCCTGGCGACTGGGCTGCGGGCGAACGCGGCATCGCCTCGCTGCCTGGCCGCGAAGACGAATTCAAACGCAGCATCGACACCGCGCTGGCCTACACCCGTGTGCTGGGCAATCGCACTTTGCATGTGATGGCGGGCCTGAGCGTGCCTGATTTGTCGCGTGAACTGCAGCGCGAGGTGTATCTGGGCAATCTCGCGCATGCCGCCCAGGCGGCGCAGAGCGAAGGGGTCACGATTGTGATCGAACCGATCAATACCCGCGATATTCCAGGCTTCTTTCTGAACCGCCAGGATGATGCCCAGGCGATCTGCGCCGAAGTGGCGGCCCCCAATCTGAAAGTGCAGTTCGACTGCTACCACTGCCAGATCGTCGAAGGCGACCTTGCAGTGAAGCTCAAGCGCGATATGGCGGGCATTGGCCATATCCAGATTGCGGGCGTGCCGCAACGGCATGAGCCGGACACCGGCGAGCTGAACTATCCCTGGTTGTTCGAACTGATTGACGAGCTAGGGTATAGCGGCTGGATCGGTTGCGAATATCGCCCGCGCGGGGCGACCTCGGCTGGACTGGGATGGCTCAAGCCATGGCTGGCCAGCGCGGTTTAAACCCCGGCTCAGATTCGACAACGCACATTTAATTTTTTGCAGGAACCACACACGATGAAAGTACTGATTACCGGCGGCGCAGGTTTTCTTGGCCAGCGTCTTGCACGAGAACTGCTGGCCCGAGGCCAGATCAAAGGGCCGAACGGCCAGCCTGAAACCATCACTGAGCTGGTGCTGCTCGACGTGGTGCGTGCCACGGGTTTTGACGGCGATGCGCGCGTGCGGGCCGAAGTTGGCGATATCGCAGATCGCGCCGTGCTGGAGCGCGTGATCGACACTCAGACCCAGACGATCTTCCATCTGGCCGCAGTAGTGAGCGGTCAGGCCGAAGCGGATTTCGAACTGGGGATGCGGATCAACCTGGACGCGTCACGCGAGCTGCTGGAAACCTGCCGCTTGCTGGGGCACAAGCCGCGCGTGGTGTTCACGAGTTCGGTGGCGGTGTATGGCGGCGCGTTGCCCGCTGTGGTGCAAAACGATACGGCGCTCAATCCGCAATCGTCCTACGGGATGCAAAAGGCTGTCGCTGAACTGCTGCTGAATGATTACGCCCGGCGTGGTTTTGTCGATGGCCGGGTGTTGCGGCTGCCGACGATCAGCGTGCGCCCAGGCAAGCCCAACGCGGCGGCGTCCTCATTTGCCAGCGGCATTATCCGCGAGCCGCTGAACGGCGAGACTTCGGTCTGCCCCGTGGCAGGCAGCACGCGCTTATGGCTGCTGTCGCCGCGCAAGGCGATTGAATGCCTGATCGCTGGATGCGAGCTGGATGCGGCAGCGCTGGGGTTGCAGCGCGTGGTGAATCTGCCTGGGCTGTCGGTGAGCGTCGATGAAATGCTCGACGCGCTGCGCGAAGTGGCGGGCGAGGCGGTGGTGGCGCGCGTCGAATGGCAAGCCGACCCACGGGTGGAGAAGATCGTTGGCAGTTGGCCTGGGCAGTGGGACACCACGCGCGCGCGCCAGCTTGGGCTGACGGGCGATGCTTCTTTCGCTGACGTGATTCGCAGCTATCTTGAAGACGAGCGGATCAGCGTGCGCTGAGCTGGATTGCGTTGATTTGAATTGAATGGCGTGGCATCGGGCCGTCCTGGCAAGAGCCACGCCATTTTTGCTGTTGGTGCTCCACGGCAGCGCAGGTGCTTCTGGCATGAATCTCCTCCACGCCACGTACGCCACGTACGCCACGTACGCCATGCATGCCACCTTGCCGGGACTATCCCGGGGGCTATCCCTGCATCGGATACCGGATACGGATGGCGCTATTTCAAGGCCTGCCGTACTCACATCCCGCTTTGCGTCATCGCTTCAACGCGCTGACACGCATGGCCCTTTTTCTGGCAACTCCTCCGAGGGTGAACGAAGCGGACGCTTCGTTACGCTAAAGAACCCGCTGGCACATTCCGGTATCTTCTGGGTCTTGCGCGCAGCCCCTGCGCCAGAAATTCTTTTTCCTTTACCTCGAACGCGCCGCGCCCAGGCTGGTGGCATCCAGCCTCGCGGCGTCGTTGTTTAACCGGAGACCCTTGATGACTGATGCTTTCCTGTGCGATGCAATCCGCACGCCGATTGGCCGTTACGCGGGCGCGTTGTCTGGCTTACGCGCTGACGATCTCGGCGCGTTGCCGCTCAAAGCTTTGATGGTGCGCCACCCGAACCTCGACTGGAGCGCCATCGACGACGTGATCTACGGCTGCGCCAACCAGGCAGGCGAGGATAACCGCAACGTCGCGCGCATGGCGGCGTTGCTGGCAGGCTTGCCGCTGAGCGTGCCGGGCACTACGGTGAACCGCCTGTGCGGCTCTGGCATGGACGCGGTAGCGCTCGCCGCGCGGGCGATCCGCTCGGGCGAGGCGGACCTGATGCTGGCGGGCGGGGTCGAGAGCATGAGCCGCGCGCCGTTCGTGATGGGCAAGGCGGCTAGCGCGTTTGCGCGCCAGGCCGAGCTGTTTGATACGACGATCGGCTGGCGCTTTGTTAATCCGCTGATGCGGCAGATGTACGGCGTGGACTCGATGCCGGAAACCGCTGAAAACGTCGCGGACGATTACGGCATCAGCCGGGCCGATCAGGACGCGTTTGCGCTGCGTAGTCAGCAAAAAGCGGCCCAGGCGCAGCGCGACGGCATTTTTGCGCAAGAGATCGTGCCGGTCACGCTGGCGCAGAAAAAGGGCGAGCCGCTGGTGGTAGAGCACGATGAGCATTTGCGTGCGACCACGCTGGAGGCGCTGGCCAAACTCAAAGGTGTGGTGCGCGCGGAAGGCAGCGTGACGGCGGGCAATGCGTCGGGCGT of Paraburkholderia bonniea contains these proteins:
- the otnK gene encoding 3-oxo-tetronate kinase, which gives rise to MTNAITRTLPGPLLGCIADDFTGATDLANMLVRGGMRTVQTIGVPDSDATLDADALVVALKSRTLPAAEAVAQSLAALEWLRAQGCQQIFFKYCSTFDSTDAGNIGPVTDALLDALAREPLPGAGSNANANANALDNDFTIACPAFPENGRTLYRGHLFVGDALLNESGMENHPLTPMTDASLVRVLQRQTASQVGLVRYDVVARGASAVRERYAELRRDGVRMAIADALSDADLYTLGEACAGLPLITGGSGVALGLPENFRRAGLLAARADAADLPHIAGASAVLAGSASKATQAQVAQWRATRPAFRLDPLAAARGEPLVEQALAFAREHLNATPPQPVLIYATATPDEVKAVQRELGVSAAGHLVETTLAAIARGLRDMGVRKFVVAGGETSGAVVQALEIHTLRIGTQIDPGVPATATIGTQQLALALKSGNFGTTDFFAKALRQLDGVA
- a CDS encoding MFS transporter, coding for MSSNPTAARRPTTSAGGQPGSAEVESTYRKVFWRIVPFLMLCYVVAYLDRVNVGFAKLQMSQDLAFSETVFGLGAGVFFIGYFLFELPSNILMHKIGARIWIARIMITWGILSAMFVFVKTPMQFYTLRFLLGVAEAGFYPGVILYLTYWFPSHRRAKIIAVFMSAIPVSGIFGNPLSGWIMEVFHGDHGFAGWQWMFVIEAVPAVLIGVATILYLDNNIASAKWLNEREKKLLTDEIDAQKLEKNKNHSVAAVFRDPRTWWMSLIYFAFVTGQYGLTFWMPTLVKSTGVSGAFEIGLLSAIPFICAIIVMNFMGHSSDKRRERRWHLIVPSLLGAIGFSAAASFADNTVVSIVFLSLAAAGVLTCAPLFWSLPTAFMSGATAAAGIAIINSIGNLAGFASPYMIGYLKDLTHSTASGMYVLSGMLVIGALAVWLTPAKLVNR
- the denD gene encoding D-erythronate dehydrogenase — protein: MKVLITGGAGFLGQRLARELLARGQIKGPNGQPETITELVLLDVVRATGFDGDARVRAEVGDIADRAVLERVIDTQTQTIFHLAAVVSGQAEADFELGMRINLDASRELLETCRLLGHKPRVVFTSSVAVYGGALPAVVQNDTALNPQSSYGMQKAVAELLLNDYARRGFVDGRVLRLPTISVRPGKPNAAASSFASGIIREPLNGETSVCPVAGSTRLWLLSPRKAIECLIAGCELDAAALGLQRVVNLPGLSVSVDEMLDALREVAGEAVVARVEWQADPRVEKIVGSWPGQWDTTRARQLGLTGDASFADVIRSYLEDERISVR
- the pcaF gene encoding 3-oxoadipyl-CoA thiolase, with protein sequence MTDAFLCDAIRTPIGRYAGALSGLRADDLGALPLKALMVRHPNLDWSAIDDVIYGCANQAGEDNRNVARMAALLAGLPLSVPGTTVNRLCGSGMDAVALAARAIRSGEADLMLAGGVESMSRAPFVMGKAASAFARQAELFDTTIGWRFVNPLMRQMYGVDSMPETAENVADDYGISRADQDAFALRSQQKAAQAQRDGIFAQEIVPVTLAQKKGEPLVVEHDEHLRATTLEALAKLKGVVRAEGSVTAGNASGVNDGAAALLLASAAAAQRHGLTPRARVLGMASAGVAPRVMGMGPAPATQKLLARLGMSLDQFDVIELNEAFAAQGLAVLRALGVADDDARVNPHGGAIALGHPLGMSGARLVGTAMYQLQRTQGRFALCTMCIGVGQGIALALERV
- the otnI gene encoding 2-oxo-tetronate isomerase, which produces MPRFAANLTMMYTEHAFIERFAAAAADGFKAVEFLFPYDFPAAELKAQLDANGLTQALFNAPPGDWAAGERGIASLPGREDEFKRSIDTALAYTRVLGNRTLHVMAGLSVPDLSRELQREVYLGNLAHAAQAAQSEGVTIVIEPINTRDIPGFFLNRQDDAQAICAEVAAPNLKVQFDCYHCQIVEGDLAVKLKRDMAGIGHIQIAGVPQRHEPDTGELNYPWLFELIDELGYSGWIGCEYRPRGATSAGLGWLKPWLASAV
- the ltnD gene encoding L-threonate dehydrogenase; protein product: MARKIGVIGLGAMGLGVARSLLRAGFQVHACDVREAVLQGFVAEGGIGCDSPAELGAQCEVVITLVVNAAQTETVLFGPQGAATAMPRGGVVLACATVSPEFAQGLGARLEAMGLQMLDAPVSGGAARAASGEMTMMTSGPAAAYAACEDVLAAMAGKVYRLGAAHGIGSKVKIVNQLLAGVHIAAAAEAMALGLREGVDPDALYEVITHSAGNSWMFENRVPHILKGDYTPLSAVDIFVKDLGLVLDTARASKFPLPLSAAAHQMFMMASSAGHGGEDDSAVIKIFPGVDLPVTH
- a CDS encoding aldolase codes for the protein MTFNRDEAKLREEICVTGASLYQRGYTVGSAGNISARLADGWLITPTDACLGRLDPADIARVDLAGNTVSGGKPSKTLALHRGVYARNATVQGIVHTHSTHLVALTLAGVWSEADVLPPITPYYVMKVGHIPLLRYRRPGDPEVAQQIAELAETVRGVLLERLGPVLWERSVSHAAYALEELEETARLWLLSNPRPAPLDAAALDELRHVFGARW